One stretch of Candidatus Leptovillus gracilis DNA includes these proteins:
- the amrA gene encoding AmmeMemoRadiSam system protein A: protein MAAQTNLDGGVPLRLTPAQGQTLLRLARAALRHYLAVGEMLPVEADDPDLQQPAGVFVTLRLRDDLLVPHAGRLRGCIGHIEPDWPLAQVVAAMAVKAATRDPRFPPLTLAELDDIAIEISILSPLQRVEDVSQIEVGRHGLCLQHGRQRGLLLPQVAVIFGWTREEFLQNLCRKAGLPWFAWREGELWWFETAVIEEE, encoded by the coding sequence ATGGCTGCACAAACTAATTTGGACGGAGGTGTGCCGCTGCGCCTGACGCCCGCACAAGGGCAAACGCTGCTGCGGCTGGCGCGCGCCGCCCTGCGACATTATCTGGCGGTTGGCGAGATGCTGCCGGTAGAGGCAGATGATCCAGATTTGCAGCAGCCGGCTGGCGTGTTTGTCACGTTACGGCTGCGCGACGACTTGCTTGTCCCCCATGCGGGGCGGCTGCGCGGCTGCATCGGCCATATCGAGCCGGATTGGCCTCTGGCCCAGGTGGTAGCGGCTATGGCGGTGAAAGCGGCCACGCGCGACCCCCGTTTCCCGCCGCTGACTCTGGCCGAATTGGACGACATCGCCATTGAGATTTCTATCTTGTCACCGCTGCAACGAGTGGAGGATGTGAGTCAGATTGAGGTGGGGCGTCATGGGCTGTGTCTCCAGCACGGCCGTCAGCGAGGGCTGCTGCTGCCCCAGGTGGCGGTGATCTTTGGTTGGACGCGGGAGGAGTTTTTGCAGAATTTGTGCCGCAAGGCCGGCCTGCCCTGGTTTGCCTGGCGGGAGGGGGAGTTGTGGTGGTTTGAAACGGCCGTGATTGAAGAAGAGTGA
- a CDS encoding phosphoribosylaminoimidazolecarboxamide formyltransferase, which translates to MTSEIELRYGMNPHQKPARIYINHGDLPIQVLNGAPGYINLLDALNSWQLVRELNKALGLPAAASFKHVSPAGAAVGVPLSDALKQAYFVEHDTLSPLAAAYARARGADRISSFGDWAALSDVVDESTAHLLRREVSDGVIAPGYEPAALEILRAKKKGSYCVIQVDPNYEPPAMEQRELFGLVLAQKRNDALPTYADLAEVVTSQQNVPNSARRDMLVALLTLKYTQSNSVCYALDGQVIGVGAGQQSRIHCTRLAGSKTDIWFLRQHPRVLHLPFRDKIGRTERDNAIDQFLQEQLTPAEEAVWRQNFTETPERLTAVEKRDWLNQLTAVTLGSDAFFPFRDSIDRAQQSGVRYVVQPGGSLRDDVVTEACNEYGMAMIMTGERLFHH; encoded by the coding sequence ATGACATCGGAAATTGAACTGCGCTACGGGATGAACCCCCATCAAAAACCGGCGCGAATTTATATTAACCACGGCGACCTGCCTATTCAGGTACTCAACGGCGCGCCAGGGTATATCAACTTATTGGATGCGCTCAATTCGTGGCAGTTGGTGCGGGAGCTAAATAAGGCTCTAGGGCTGCCGGCGGCGGCTTCGTTTAAACATGTCAGCCCGGCCGGCGCGGCCGTGGGCGTTCCTCTGAGCGATGCACTAAAACAAGCCTATTTCGTCGAACACGATACGCTGTCACCGCTGGCTGCCGCCTATGCGCGTGCGCGGGGCGCGGACCGCATCTCCTCGTTTGGCGATTGGGCGGCGCTGAGCGACGTGGTAGACGAATCAACCGCCCATCTGCTGAGGCGCGAGGTATCTGATGGCGTCATCGCGCCGGGCTATGAACCGGCGGCCCTGGAAATTTTACGCGCCAAGAAAAAAGGCAGCTACTGTGTCATCCAGGTGGACCCAAACTATGAGCCACCGGCAATGGAGCAGCGTGAGTTGTTTGGCCTGGTTCTGGCGCAAAAGCGCAACGACGCCCTGCCCACCTATGCTGATCTGGCAGAGGTCGTTACCAGCCAACAAAATGTGCCGAACAGCGCCCGGCGCGACATGCTTGTGGCGCTGTTGACGTTAAAATACACGCAGTCCAATTCAGTCTGTTACGCGCTGGATGGGCAGGTGATTGGCGTGGGCGCGGGGCAGCAGTCGCGTATTCATTGTACCCGGCTGGCCGGTTCTAAGACCGACATCTGGTTCTTGCGTCAGCATCCGCGGGTGCTGCACCTGCCCTTCCGCGATAAAATCGGCCGAACAGAGCGGGACAATGCCATCGACCAGTTTTTGCAGGAGCAGTTGACGCCGGCCGAGGAAGCAGTATGGCGACAAAACTTTACCGAGACGCCGGAACGGTTGACGGCCGTTGAAAAACGGGACTGGCTGAACCAGTTAACCGCGGTGACGCTGGGATCAGACGCCTTCTTCCCCTTCCGCGACAGCATAGACCGCGCCCAACAAAGCGGCGTGCGCTACGTGGTGCAGCCCGGCGGCTCCCTGCGTGATGATGTCGTCACCGAGGCGTGCAATGAGTATGGCATGGCGATGATTATGACCGGGGAACGCCTGTTCCACCACTAA
- a CDS encoding response regulator transcription factor has product MNKPIPHVVSVEDDDGIYELLQVTLEALPIVLHRASDGRAAIELITHVQPDLLLLDIALPDMHGWDVLKTVCEQHMKPRKIIVLTAYSEPAHRLIAHFQEVDRYVQKPFSPMGLRQVVCTLLELTESPI; this is encoded by the coding sequence TTGAATAAGCCCATTCCCCACGTTGTTAGCGTCGAAGATGACGATGGCATTTATGAACTGCTCCAGGTCACTTTAGAGGCGCTGCCTATCGTTTTGCATCGCGCCAGCGACGGCCGTGCCGCCATTGAACTAATCACCCACGTTCAGCCCGACCTGCTGCTGCTGGACATTGCTTTACCAGACATGCACGGCTGGGATGTGCTGAAGACCGTTTGCGAGCAGCACATGAAACCGCGCAAAATCATCGTCCTGACCGCTTATTCCGAACCCGCCCACCGCCTGATCGCCCACTTCCAGGAAGTAGACCGCTACGTGCAGAAGCCTTTTTCGCCGATGGGCCTGCGCCAGGTGGTCTGCACTCTCCTCGAATTGACCGAATCCCCCATTTAG
- a CDS encoding HAD-IA family hydrolase, which translates to MLRSLIFDFDGLILDSETPDFVSWQETYHSFGVDLPLDVWVQNIGSVNFLNPYTYLESLLGRAIDREAVKANRRRRDDELMAQQSIMPGVAAYLAEARQLGLKTAVASSSPHAWVDKLLDRLGITNQFDAVCCRDDVGSRAKPDPAVYLAALAALNVSAAEALAFEDSPHGAAAAQAAGIFCVVVPNQMTSQLTFPQTGYRLTSLADMSLKQLLGHLGAREVPFLNSNARRIREFHAAVGSPLPHGPQLPDAGYLTMRLKLIEEEYEEVTAVCHSLITALQSGQQPDAIEALTPLVHELADLLYVVYGAMEACGVDADAVFQEVHRANLQKAGGPRRADGKLLKPPGWQPADVRAVLQRQQRNGRSQPGQT; encoded by the coding sequence ATGTTACGTTCACTTATTTTTGATTTTGATGGCCTGATTTTGGACTCCGAAACGCCGGATTTTGTGTCCTGGCAAGAGACGTACCACTCGTTTGGCGTAGATTTGCCGTTGGATGTGTGGGTGCAGAATATCGGTTCGGTTAACTTTTTGAATCCCTATACGTATCTGGAATCGCTGCTGGGGCGCGCCATAGACCGGGAAGCGGTGAAGGCCAACCGCCGCCGTCGGGATGACGAGTTGATGGCTCAACAGAGTATCATGCCCGGTGTGGCGGCCTATCTGGCTGAAGCGCGGCAGTTGGGGTTAAAAACGGCCGTCGCCTCCAGTTCCCCCCACGCCTGGGTAGATAAGCTGCTGGACAGGCTGGGCATCACCAACCAGTTCGACGCGGTTTGCTGCCGCGACGATGTGGGCAGCCGGGCCAAGCCAGACCCGGCCGTTTACCTGGCGGCGCTGGCGGCGCTGAACGTTAGCGCTGCTGAGGCTTTGGCTTTTGAAGATTCGCCACATGGGGCGGCGGCGGCGCAGGCGGCCGGTATTTTCTGCGTCGTCGTGCCCAACCAGATGACCAGCCAGTTGACTTTCCCCCAGACGGGGTATCGGCTCACCTCCCTGGCCGATATGTCGCTGAAACAACTTCTGGGTCACCTGGGGGCCAGGGAGGTCCCTTTTCTGAACAGCAATGCCCGGCGCATCCGTGAATTTCATGCGGCGGTGGGGTCGCCGCTGCCACATGGCCCGCAGCTGCCAGATGCTGGCTACCTGACCATGCGGCTCAAATTAATTGAGGAGGAGTATGAAGAGGTAACGGCCGTCTGCCACAGCCTTATCACCGCATTACAGTCTGGCCAACAGCCAGACGCCATCGAAGCGCTGACGCCGCTGGTCCACGAACTGGCCGATTTACTCTACGTTGTTTACGGGGCTATGGAAGCGTGTGGCGTAGACGCCGATGCGGTATTCCAGGAAGTGCATCGCGCCAATCTGCAAAAAGCGGGTGGCCCGCGCCGCGCCGATGGCAAGCTGCTTAAGCCTCCTGGCTGGCAGCCAGCAGATGTGCGCGCTGTCTTGCAGCGGCAGCAGAGGAACGGCCGTTCACAGCCCGGCCAGACCTGA
- a CDS encoding response regulator, protein MAKILIVDDAPHTHRLLTLMLERINHTTISAESGPQALEHLENFQVDLMITDLNMPIMNGFTLMEQVRSQERFKNLPIIMLTASGQQQAPMEAAAKGANRFLTQPISSWELNRVVTECLALVESDAVLTG, encoded by the coding sequence ATGGCGAAAATTCTTATAGTAGACGATGCGCCCCATACACATCGCCTTTTAACACTCATGTTAGAACGAATCAACCACACGACAATTTCGGCCGAAAGTGGCCCCCAGGCGCTAGAGCATTTAGAAAACTTCCAGGTTGATTTGATGATTACCGACTTGAACATGCCGATTATGAATGGTTTTACCCTGATGGAGCAGGTTCGGTCTCAGGAAAGGTTCAAAAATTTGCCAATTATTATGTTAACAGCCAGCGGCCAACAGCAGGCCCCCATGGAAGCGGCAGCCAAAGGGGCGAACCGTTTCCTGACACAGCCGATTAGTTCCTGGGAATTGAACCGGGTTGTCACAGAGTGTTTGGCCCTGGTAGAGTCAGATGCTGTGTTAACCGGTTAA
- a CDS encoding ATP-binding protein gives MFERQQGLAAQDSLFYNIELAVHEACTNIVEHAYAGISGRIEIAFTLLEEPRQFIIELHDRGQSFNLADVVAPNFEQPQTSGYGLFLVHQLMDEVAYFPEPGNNRWRLVKYF, from the coding sequence ATGTTTGAGCGCCAACAAGGGTTGGCAGCACAGGATTCTCTTTTCTATAACATTGAGTTGGCCGTGCATGAAGCATGTACCAACATTGTTGAACATGCCTACGCCGGTATTTCTGGCCGTATTGAGATTGCTTTTACACTGCTCGAAGAGCCGCGTCAATTTATCATTGAACTGCACGATCGCGGCCAATCGTTTAACCTGGCCGATGTGGTTGCGCCAAATTTTGAGCAGCCACAAACCAGCGGCTATGGCCTGTTTCTGGTCCACCAACTTATGGACGAAGTAGCGTATTTTCCAGAGCCAGGCAACAACCGCTGGCGCCTGGTAAAGTATTTCTAG
- a CDS encoding PP2C family protein-serine/threonine phosphatase, with protein sequence MILPSILASQHKHLTTLAQDWLDSGASSFSVWADDALLVAWPSDKVSNASLVKAIQVNAVKIGELRLAGLSSPADCQRLEAQAGLIAQIARLERDLNSMGADLIDTQDQLLALYDLTQATRNYLDAEQMLTRLAFETARLVKAEAAFFLVHMKGRSPIIQFYPQPILSEEALQQAIGLMKASRHEFLISRSGAGEQVKGVRNMLLVPIKVRDAETAVMGMLNKLDDDFNSPDIKLAGAIAEFTGAQIENVIMHQVSREQTRLQTEMDLAQRIQIHLLPQTPPGIAGLDLWAASWPASRVGGDFYDFIIGADQPFTFTVGDISGKGIPAALLMAMTRTVIRTKTRMIPRPTPQDVMSRSNQELYDDFTKLSMFATIFVGQYDSIRRQLLYANAGHSPVIYCPAGGEARLLQADGVPMGILPTSLSKDQWIDFQPGDVLVVATDGFSEARSAQDKEFGYDRFVSLVQSLAPKSARAIAEGLYQTVLSFSSGMSQADDQTLVVLKGVGA encoded by the coding sequence ATGATATTACCCTCCATTTTAGCCTCACAACACAAACATCTGACAACCCTGGCCCAAGATTGGCTGGACTCTGGCGCGTCTTCATTTTCCGTTTGGGCCGACGACGCGCTGTTGGTCGCCTGGCCGTCTGACAAGGTATCCAACGCTTCTCTGGTAAAGGCAATTCAGGTCAACGCGGTCAAGATCGGCGAGCTGCGCCTGGCCGGTCTCTCGTCGCCGGCCGACTGCCAACGCCTGGAAGCGCAAGCCGGACTCATCGCCCAGATCGCCCGCCTGGAGCGAGACCTGAACAGCATGGGCGCAGATCTGATAGACACCCAAGACCAACTGCTGGCGCTTTATGATCTCACCCAGGCTACCCGCAATTATCTGGACGCTGAACAGATGTTGACGCGATTGGCTTTTGAAACGGCCCGTCTGGTCAAAGCGGAAGCGGCCTTTTTTCTGGTCCACATGAAAGGGCGTTCGCCCATCATTCAATTTTACCCGCAGCCGATTCTCAGTGAAGAGGCATTGCAGCAAGCCATTGGCCTGATGAAAGCATCCCGGCATGAATTTCTGATCAGCCGTAGTGGTGCGGGTGAACAGGTAAAGGGCGTGCGTAATATGCTGCTTGTGCCTATCAAAGTGCGGGATGCAGAAACGGCCGTCATGGGCATGCTCAACAAGCTCGACGACGACTTCAACTCGCCCGACATCAAACTCGCCGGCGCCATCGCCGAATTCACCGGCGCGCAAATCGAAAATGTCATCATGCACCAGGTTAGCCGCGAACAGACCCGCCTCCAAACAGAAATGGACCTGGCCCAACGCATTCAGATTCATCTGCTGCCGCAAACCCCTCCGGGCATTGCCGGATTAGACCTGTGGGCCGCTTCCTGGCCTGCTTCACGAGTAGGCGGCGATTTTTACGATTTTATCATTGGCGCCGACCAGCCATTCACCTTTACAGTTGGCGACATTTCCGGCAAAGGCATTCCCGCCGCCCTCTTAATGGCGATGACGCGCACCGTCATTCGCACCAAAACCAGGATGATACCCAGACCCACGCCCCAAGATGTCATGTCTCGGTCGAACCAGGAGCTTTACGACGACTTCACCAAACTGAGCATGTTTGCCACCATTTTTGTCGGCCAATATGATTCAATCAGGCGGCAGCTGCTTTACGCCAACGCCGGGCATTCACCAGTTATCTACTGCCCGGCCGGCGGCGAAGCCAGACTCTTGCAGGCCGATGGCGTTCCGATGGGCATTCTGCCAACAAGCCTATCTAAGGACCAGTGGATTGACTTCCAACCCGGTGACGTACTCGTTGTGGCGACAGATGGCTTCAGCGAAGCCCGCAGCGCGCAGGACAAAGAATTTGGCTACGATAGATTTGTCTCTCTGGTGCAGTCGTTGGCCCCGAAGTCGGCCCGCGCCATCGCCGAAGGCCTGTACCAGACGGTACTGAGTTTTAGCAGTGGCATGTCTCAGGCCGATGACCAGACGTTAGTCGTTCTTAAAGGAGTTGGCGCGTGA
- a CDS encoding STAS domain-containing protein, which translates to MEIETRSADNVKILEFAGRFDTYTADTARQWLEQAMIDEPANVVVNLEKVDFVDSTALATLVHGLKRCRQLNGDLRLCHLQQSVRMVFELTRLDRFFEIFAHEEEAIQAFAS; encoded by the coding sequence ATGGAGATCGAAACACGTTCTGCCGATAATGTGAAAATCCTGGAATTTGCAGGACGTTTTGACACATACACCGCCGATACAGCCAGGCAGTGGCTTGAACAAGCCATGATTGACGAGCCGGCTAATGTCGTCGTTAACCTGGAAAAAGTTGACTTTGTGGATTCAACCGCGTTGGCTACCCTGGTTCACGGCCTGAAACGCTGCCGCCAGTTAAATGGCGACCTGCGGCTGTGCCACCTGCAACAGTCGGTGCGCATGGTCTTCGAGTTAACGCGCCTGGACAGGTTCTTTGAGATTTTTGCCCATGAAGAGGAAGCCATACAGGCTTTTGCCAGCTAA
- a CDS encoding sugar transferase has product MENVQAILLATGETDKLRPLTLTSPSPMLPIADRPVMLYPIELLARQGFKQIVVSLYHLAGNIEAYLGSGQRWGITLNYLLQRDAWGSAGALKWAQPSLTTTFVALPADAIVDVDLTAVLAQHRQRQSKATAVVHAVAADNAPHFCLNDAGQVAAAAEGRQVYATGIWIFEPEVLQFIPPRTPFDIETQLVPALLAVAVPVDTYQMAGYWNNLATFQAYHAAQKHVLYSAWDHPEGLNGLPALTYPALEGRQISQGIWVGRNHMIHPSARILPPVYIGQNCQIGSDVELGPEVVVGSNVVIDDDATISRSTISGYTYVGQLVKIDGRFVNKDLMVDNLTAESTQVVDQFLLGQVTSIVDTRLQRLWDGFLAFWLLWATFFMTVPLALLLLISSGRIFERVERLGGWPEQPGLRSSTTLQKMTLWRFVTHRRDGRLSGIGRWLKQTGIHRLPELWNVFTGDLRLVGVKPLTPEAAAQIREDWQQKRHEYPPGFTGLWYIQTRQGSSLDEILIADAYYVATRSWRTDLNILSQTPAAWRRRRSSVSEDGQK; this is encoded by the coding sequence ATGGAAAACGTACAGGCAATTTTACTGGCTACCGGTGAAACCGATAAGCTGCGCCCGCTGACATTGACGTCGCCTTCACCGATGCTGCCCATCGCCGACCGGCCAGTGATGTTGTACCCCATCGAACTGCTGGCGCGGCAGGGATTTAAACAGATTGTTGTCAGTCTCTACCACCTGGCTGGGAACATCGAGGCTTACCTGGGCAGTGGGCAGCGGTGGGGCATTACCCTGAATTATCTGTTGCAGCGCGACGCCTGGGGATCGGCCGGTGCGCTGAAGTGGGCGCAGCCGTCCCTGACGACGACGTTTGTGGCGCTGCCGGCCGATGCCATTGTAGATGTGGACCTGACGGCCGTACTCGCGCAACACCGCCAACGACAAAGCAAAGCGACGGCCGTTGTTCATGCCGTCGCGGCAGACAATGCGCCCCATTTTTGCCTGAATGATGCCGGACAGGTTGCTGCCGCGGCCGAGGGCCGCCAGGTTTATGCCACCGGCATCTGGATTTTTGAACCGGAAGTGCTGCAATTCATCCCGCCCCGGACGCCGTTCGATATTGAGACGCAGCTTGTGCCCGCCCTGCTTGCCGTTGCCGTGCCGGTGGATACCTATCAGATGGCCGGTTATTGGAATAACCTGGCGACTTTTCAGGCGTATCACGCCGCGCAGAAGCACGTCTTGTACAGCGCCTGGGACCACCCGGAAGGGTTAAACGGCCTGCCCGCGCTGACTTATCCCGCGCTGGAAGGGCGGCAAATTTCCCAGGGCATCTGGGTCGGGCGTAACCACATGATCCATCCCAGCGCCCGTATCTTGCCACCGGTATACATCGGCCAAAACTGCCAGATTGGTTCAGATGTGGAATTGGGGCCAGAAGTGGTCGTCGGTTCTAACGTGGTCATAGACGACGACGCCACCATCAGCCGCAGCACGATTTCGGGCTATACGTATGTAGGGCAGTTGGTGAAGATTGACGGCCGTTTTGTCAACAAAGACCTGATGGTAGATAACCTGACAGCCGAAAGCACGCAGGTGGTTGACCAGTTTTTACTGGGACAGGTAACAAGCATCGTAGACACCCGCTTGCAGCGTTTGTGGGATGGTTTCCTGGCTTTCTGGCTGCTGTGGGCCACGTTTTTTATGACTGTGCCGTTGGCTTTGCTGCTTCTCATCAGCAGCGGCCGTATCTTTGAACGAGTGGAGCGGCTGGGTGGTTGGCCGGAGCAGCCCGGCCTGCGCAGTTCGACCACTTTGCAAAAGATGACGCTCTGGCGCTTTGTGACACACCGGCGAGACGGCCGTCTTAGCGGAATCGGCCGTTGGTTAAAACAAACAGGCATCCATCGGCTGCCAGAACTGTGGAACGTATTCACCGGCGACCTGCGGCTGGTTGGCGTAAAACCCCTCACACCCGAAGCCGCTGCCCAGATTCGTGAAGATTGGCAGCAAAAACGGCACGAATATCCCCCCGGTTTTACCGGTTTGTGGTACATTCAGACACGGCAAGGAAGCAGCCTGGACGAAATCTTGATCGCCGACGCCTACTATGTAGCTACCCGATCCTGGCGCACCGACCTGAACATCCTCAGCCAAACCCCGGCCGCCTGGCGACGACGACGTTCGTCGGTGTCTGAAGACGGCCAAAAATAA
- a CDS encoding WecB/TagA/CpsF family glycosyltransferase, whose product MRRLIVILGVPIDDLNMAETLDRLEEFVRIGRATGKTHQVATVNADFVVKSLADPELRYLLQEADLATADGMPLVWGARLLGVNLEGRVAGADMIPALAERAAAKGLSVYFLGAAPGIAAQAAALLKEQYPDLIVAGVYSPPYSSVIDMDPAIIAEIKAAQPDILLVAFGNPKQEKWIGMYGRELAIPVMIGVGGTFDFITGNTKRAPEWMQRTGLEWLHRLLMEPRRLWRRYAVDMVGFGAFFLRQWWVMRQGSTPTTLLPKTDLVIVQDTAVLTIEGHLTVSNYGVFNQIAQEALTVTPYILVNLTDVVFLDSAVIGALVGLTKQARDAHGDLWLVGAPTNIKQTLALLRLDQFFEMVATTDDGLALRHAHRQPVPAGGQIAAPQTAVPAPHAAADDQDEISAPAWTIVKGPRRLDATTATEMAETCVALLDENPRVVLDLSETVLLASAGLAALAQISRNAIERSGELRVANCSKDVLRVIQMVRFDKVLSLYSDVSAATS is encoded by the coding sequence ATGCGCAGGCTTATCGTGATTTTAGGCGTGCCCATTGACGACCTGAACATGGCGGAAACGCTGGATCGGCTGGAAGAATTTGTCCGCATTGGCCGGGCAACGGGCAAAACTCACCAGGTAGCAACGGTGAACGCCGATTTTGTCGTCAAGTCCCTGGCAGACCCGGAACTACGTTATCTTCTGCAAGAAGCGGACCTGGCGACGGCCGATGGGATGCCGTTGGTGTGGGGTGCGCGTTTGTTGGGCGTGAACCTGGAAGGGCGGGTGGCCGGCGCAGATATGATTCCGGCGCTGGCAGAACGGGCCGCCGCCAAAGGCTTGTCGGTATATTTTCTGGGGGCTGCGCCGGGTATTGCCGCCCAGGCCGCCGCTCTACTGAAAGAGCAGTACCCCGATCTGATTGTGGCCGGTGTCTATTCGCCGCCATACAGCTCGGTGATAGACATGGACCCGGCGATTATTGCCGAAATTAAGGCGGCGCAGCCGGATATTTTGCTGGTGGCTTTCGGCAACCCGAAGCAGGAAAAGTGGATTGGCATGTACGGCCGTGAACTGGCTATTCCGGTGATGATTGGCGTTGGCGGCACATTCGATTTTATCACCGGCAACACCAAACGTGCCCCGGAATGGATGCAGCGCACCGGGTTGGAATGGCTGCACCGGCTGCTAATGGAGCCGCGCCGTTTGTGGCGGCGCTACGCGGTGGACATGGTTGGTTTTGGCGCTTTCTTTTTGCGCCAGTGGTGGGTGATGCGCCAGGGCAGCACGCCGACGACGCTGCTGCCGAAGACCGACCTGGTGATTGTACAGGACACGGCCGTTCTGACCATCGAAGGCCACCTCACCGTCAGCAACTATGGCGTCTTCAACCAAATAGCTCAAGAAGCCTTAACCGTCACCCCCTACATTTTGGTCAACCTGACCGATGTCGTTTTTCTCGACAGCGCCGTGATTGGCGCGTTGGTCGGGCTGACCAAACAGGCCCGCGATGCCCACGGCGACTTGTGGTTGGTTGGCGCGCCGACCAACATTAAACAAACCCTGGCCTTGCTGCGGCTGGACCAATTCTTTGAAATGGTGGCAACGACTGATGACGGTCTGGCTTTGCGCCATGCGCATCGTCAACCTGTGCCGGCCGGTGGACAGATAGCTGCGCCACAAACGGCCGTGCCTGCCCCCCATGCCGCGGCTGACGACCAGGACGAAATATCCGCCCCTGCCTGGACCATCGTCAAAGGGCCGCGCCGCCTGGACGCCACGACCGCGACAGAAATGGCCGAAACCTGCGTCGCTTTATTAGACGAAAATCCGCGTGTTGTGTTAGATTTATCAGAAACTGTTTTGTTAGCCAGCGCCGGTCTGGCCGCGTTGGCCCAAATTAGCCGCAACGCCATCGAGCGCAGCGGTGAACTGCGCGTCGCCAACTGTTCTAAAGATGTGCTGCGGGTCATCCAGATGGTTCGCTTCGACAAAGTATTGTCTCTTTATAGTGATGTTTCGGCCGCTACCTCCTGA
- a CDS encoding exopolysaccharide biosynthesis polyprenyl glycosylphosphotransferase: protein MQAAKAARMLEMYSNQSFKNGRTIQRMRLRLITWVIRNKVHSNLKRVFDFILVCLALPFALPIIALIAIAIKLDSPGPVFFKQVRVGKWGQTFYCYKFRSMYTDAEARKKELMAENDADEVVFKMKNDPRVTRVGRLIRKASIDEIPQLFNVLKGEMSLVGPRPPVPNEVALYQFDQMRRLDAVPGITGLQQVSGRSELSFKRWVELDLQYISEQSLLKDIEILLKTIPAVLTGRGAY from the coding sequence ATGCAGGCTGCAAAAGCTGCCCGCATGTTGGAAATGTACAGCAATCAGAGCTTCAAAAACGGCCGTACCATTCAACGGATGCGCCTGCGGTTGATCACTTGGGTCATTCGCAACAAGGTCCACAGCAACCTCAAACGAGTCTTCGACTTTATTCTCGTTTGTTTGGCCTTGCCCTTCGCCCTGCCCATCATTGCCCTCATTGCCATAGCCATCAAGTTAGACTCTCCTGGCCCCGTTTTTTTTAAGCAGGTGCGCGTTGGCAAGTGGGGCCAGACATTCTACTGCTATAAATTCCGCTCCATGTACACGGACGCCGAAGCACGTAAGAAAGAATTGATGGCCGAAAACGATGCCGACGAAGTTGTCTTTAAGATGAAAAACGACCCGCGTGTGACGCGAGTAGGCCGCCTGATTCGCAAGGCCAGCATTGACGAAATACCCCAGTTATTCAACGTCCTCAAAGGGGAAATGAGCCTGGTTGGGCCGCGTCCGCCTGTGCCTAATGAGGTGGCTCTGTACCAGTTTGATCAAATGCGCCGCCTGGACGCCGTGCCCGGCATCACCGGTTTACAGCAGGTGTCTGGCCGCAGCGAATTGAGCTTCAAGCGTTGGGTGGAGTTAGATTTGCAATATATTTCGGAACAAAGCCTTCTGAAAGATATTGAAATTCTATTGAAGACGATCCCGGCGGTTTTAACAGGCCGAGGCGCCTACTAA